A DNA window from Moorella thermoacetica contains the following coding sequences:
- the mazF gene encoding endoribonuclease MazF, with protein MVNEMETYIPERGDIVWLQFDPRAGHEQAGRRPALVISPQLYNGKVGLALFCPVTTKAKGYPFEVEIPAGLKITGVILADQVKSLDWRAREAQFACKVPAGVVAEVQAKVQVLIS; from the coding sequence ATGGTAAACGAGATGGAAACCTATATTCCCGAACGTGGTGATATAGTCTGGCTCCAGTTTGATCCTCGGGCAGGACATGAGCAAGCTGGCAGGCGGCCGGCGCTGGTAATTTCACCGCAACTTTATAACGGCAAAGTGGGACTGGCCCTTTTTTGCCCAGTTACTACAAAGGCGAAGGGTTATCCCTTTGAAGTAGAGATACCGGCTGGTTTAAAGATTACCGGAGTGATCCTGGCAGACCAGGTAAAAAGCCTTGACTGGCGGGCAAGGGAGGCGCAATTTGCCTGTAAAGTCCCGGCAGGGGTGGTAGCAGAAGTCCAGGCTAAAGTTCAGGTGTTGATTTCCTGA
- a CDS encoding manganese catalase family protein, with protein sequence MFKHDKKLLEMVRVERPNPNYAALLQEQIGGPHGELKAGLQYLAQSFRIQDPAIKDIFLDIAAEELSHLEMVCTAVNLLNGHEPQAMNATIGNVQAHVTTGLNPFYSNASGQVWTASYIEATGDLPADLLSNIAAEQRAKVVYEYLHRQIADRYVRQMIDFLLNREEAHNTMFRECFQKVRGTGSTQDWGVDKDARLVFNLSTPGNYVGSSLHNPQPPSFAEPQIPPQ encoded by the coding sequence ATGTTCAAGCACGATAAGAAGCTGCTAGAAATGGTGCGTGTGGAACGCCCGAACCCAAACTACGCGGCGCTTTTGCAGGAACAAATCGGGGGGCCACACGGTGAGTTGAAAGCCGGGTTGCAATACCTGGCCCAAAGTTTTCGCATTCAAGACCCGGCCATCAAGGATATTTTCCTTGACATCGCCGCGGAGGAACTCAGTCACCTGGAAATGGTATGTACAGCGGTCAACCTCTTGAACGGCCATGAACCCCAGGCCATGAACGCCACCATCGGCAATGTTCAGGCGCATGTAACGACCGGGCTCAATCCCTTTTACAGCAACGCCTCCGGCCAGGTGTGGACCGCGTCCTACATTGAAGCCACCGGTGACCTGCCAGCGGACCTGCTTTCCAACATCGCCGCCGAACAACGTGCCAAGGTTGTTTATGAATATCTGCACCGGCAAATCGCGGATCGGTATGTGCGGCAGATGATCGACTTCCTGTTGAACAGGGAAGAGGCGCATAACACCATGTTCCGGGAATGCTTCCAGAAGGTCAGGGGCACCGGCTCCACCCAGGATTGGGGTGTGGACAAGGACGCCCGGCTCGTTTTCAACCTGTCCACACCCGGCAACTATGTGGGTTCCTCCCTGCACAACCCGCAACCACCGTCCTTTGCCGAGCCGCAAATCCCGCCCCAGTAA
- a CDS encoding type II toxin-antitoxin system RelE family toxin, whose product MNSDYKVVLSSQARKTLAKVDGNTRERLAGAIEGLRKYPPEGDIRALVGRPGQLRCRVGQWRIIFRQNRERCITEIGAILPRGEAYK is encoded by the coding sequence ATGAACTCGGATTATAAGGTGGTTTTATCGTCTCAAGCCAGAAAGACACTGGCTAAAGTGGATGGCAATACAAGGGAACGTCTGGCGGGGGCGATTGAAGGACTTAGGAAATACCCGCCTGAAGGTGATATCCGGGCACTAGTGGGCAGGCCCGGGCAATTAAGGTGCCGCGTGGGACAATGGCGGATTATCTTCCGGCAGAATAGAGAACGGTGTATAACCGAAATAGGCGCTATTTTGCCGAGAGGTGAGGCGTATAAGTAA
- a CDS encoding YifB family Mg chelatase-like AAA ATPase yields MLAIVNSVVLVGLEGQSVRVEVDISNGLPLCDIVGLPDPSVREARERVRAAIKNSGFDFPLRRIIVNLAPGDIKKEGPIYDLPIALGILMAAEAIGSGPELAIYAVGELSLEGSLRPIPGVLPMALALQEIQPGAIFIVPAANANEAALATRLRVLAAESLAQVVAYWRGEGELQEIKAAGDSPPPACRGVDLADIKGQVAAKRGLEIAAAGGHNILLIGSPGAGKTMLARSLPTILPPLTYEEALTVTKIYSAAGLLAPGQGLVTERPFRTPHHTASTASIIGGGRFPKPGEVSLATHGVLFLDEMAEYRRDVLEALRQPLEDRVVTVSRVAAAITYPADFLLVGSMNPCPCGYYGDQVKECLCTPHQVAQYRKRLSGPLLDRIDLHLEVPRLTYREVEAVIPAENSVTVRKRVQIARQRQLERLKGTGVTCNAAMTPQQVHRFCRLAPQARSILRDAFNKLGLSMRAHDRLLKVARTIADLAGEETITAAHLAEAIQYRSLDWGERA; encoded by the coding sequence ATGCTGGCCATTGTTAACTCAGTCGTCCTGGTAGGCCTGGAGGGGCAGAGCGTACGGGTAGAGGTGGACATCAGTAATGGTTTGCCCCTTTGTGATATAGTGGGGCTGCCGGATCCCTCGGTGAGGGAGGCCCGGGAACGGGTGCGAGCAGCTATTAAAAATTCGGGTTTTGACTTTCCGCTCCGCCGGATTATTGTTAATCTAGCCCCTGGTGACATCAAAAAAGAAGGTCCAATCTATGATTTGCCGATTGCCCTTGGTATCCTGATGGCTGCAGAAGCTATCGGTAGCGGACCAGAATTGGCCATTTATGCTGTAGGCGAGCTTTCCCTGGAGGGGAGCTTGCGGCCCATTCCCGGGGTTTTGCCTATGGCATTGGCCCTCCAGGAGATCCAGCCCGGGGCTATTTTTATCGTCCCGGCCGCCAATGCCAATGAAGCCGCCCTGGCTACCCGCTTAAGGGTGCTGGCAGCCGAAAGCCTGGCCCAGGTGGTGGCTTACTGGCGGGGAGAGGGTGAATTACAGGAAATAAAGGCTGCAGGAGATAGTCCGCCGCCGGCCTGCAGAGGGGTGGACCTGGCCGACATCAAAGGTCAGGTGGCCGCCAAACGCGGTCTGGAAATAGCCGCTGCCGGTGGCCATAATATCCTCCTTATCGGCAGTCCCGGGGCCGGGAAAACCATGCTCGCCAGGAGTCTGCCTACCATTTTGCCCCCCTTAACCTATGAAGAAGCTCTGACGGTGACCAAGATTTACAGTGCCGCTGGTTTACTGGCCCCGGGCCAGGGGCTGGTAACGGAACGCCCCTTCCGTACTCCCCATCATACTGCCTCAACAGCCAGCATCATTGGTGGCGGGCGGTTCCCCAAACCCGGCGAGGTAAGCCTGGCCACCCACGGCGTCCTTTTCCTGGACGAAATGGCCGAATATCGCCGTGATGTCCTGGAGGCCCTGCGCCAACCCCTGGAGGACCGGGTGGTCACTGTTTCCAGGGTAGCCGCGGCTATTACTTATCCTGCTGATTTTCTTTTAGTTGGCAGTATGAATCCCTGTCCATGCGGGTATTATGGTGACCAGGTAAAGGAATGCCTTTGTACCCCCCATCAAGTAGCGCAATACCGGAAGAGGTTATCCGGACCTCTACTGGATCGCATTGACCTGCACCTGGAGGTGCCCCGTTTGACCTACAGGGAGGTTGAAGCCGTGATCCCGGCAGAAAATTCAGTTACCGTGAGAAAAAGAGTACAAATTGCCCGCCAGCGCCAGTTGGAAAGGTTAAAGGGTACCGGGGTTACCTGTAATGCCGCCATGACTCCCCAGCAGGTGCATCGCTTTTGCCGACTGGCACCCCAGGCCCGGAGCATATTACGGGATGCCTTCAATAAATTAGGCCTCTCTATGCGTGCCCATGATCGTTTGCTCAAAGTGGCACGCACTATAGCCGACTTGGCCGGGGAGGAAACAATCACCGCAGCCCACCTGGCTGAAGCCATCCAGTACCGCAGCCTGGACTGGGGTGAGAGGGCGTAA
- the topA gene encoding type I DNA topoisomerase: MLAKTLVIVESPAKAKTIGKFLGKNYTIKPSMGHVRDLPKSQFGVDVENNFEPRYITIRGKGEIVKELRAAAQKAQRVLLAPDPDREGEAIAWHLQHLLGLPDEAIRIEFNEITRNAIQEAVKKPRKIDQDRVDAQQARRILDRVVGYRLSPLLWRKVRKGLSAGRVQSVAVRLIVDREQEIEAFQPEEYWSLTAWLLPENEGEAFPARLVKYAGEDLNVKNEGEMESILHSLEGTTYVVAEVKQRERRKNPAAPFTTSTLQQEAYRKLNFTSRRTMQVAQQLYEGIDLGGGQGPVGLITYIRTDSTRVASVAQLEARDFLMERFGSEYVPEGLRQYKGRKDIQDAHEAIRPTSVWREPASLKNILTRDQFRLYNLIWERFVASQMQAAVMDTVTVDITAGPCLFRATGSVVKFPGFLKVYQEGRDGEDKDQEQRLPPLATGQTLKLQSLEPKQHFTQPPPRYTEATLVKTMEELGIGRPSTYAPTIETILQRGYVTREQKQFVPTELGRVVVALLKEHFPKIIDVEFTAHMEEQLDAIEAGKISWRQVLAEFYGPFEEVLEKAEAEIGTVEVPEEVSEEKCELCGRNLVVKMGRYGKFLACPGFPECRFTKPLLETIGVNCPECGGQIVARRTKRGRKFYGCQNYPRCTYVSWDKPTNQTCPRCGKRLVEKASRQGSRLVCPQKECGYVEEVRQAK; this comes from the coding sequence ATGTTGGCCAAGACCTTGGTTATCGTGGAGTCCCCGGCCAAGGCAAAAACCATTGGCAAATTCCTGGGTAAGAATTATACCATCAAGCCGTCCATGGGGCATGTCCGGGATTTACCCAAAAGCCAGTTCGGCGTTGATGTGGAAAATAATTTTGAACCCCGTTATATAACCATCCGGGGCAAGGGTGAAATTGTCAAGGAACTGCGGGCTGCCGCCCAGAAGGCCCAGAGGGTTTTACTGGCCCCGGACCCGGATCGTGAAGGAGAGGCCATTGCCTGGCACCTTCAGCACCTCCTTGGCCTTCCTGATGAAGCCATCAGGATCGAATTCAACGAGATTACCCGCAATGCCATCCAGGAAGCGGTCAAGAAACCCCGGAAGATCGACCAGGACCGGGTAGATGCCCAACAGGCGCGGCGCATCCTGGACAGGGTGGTAGGTTACCGTTTAAGCCCTCTCCTCTGGCGCAAAGTCCGTAAAGGTTTAAGTGCCGGCCGGGTGCAGTCAGTAGCCGTGCGCTTGATAGTCGACCGGGAGCAGGAAATCGAAGCCTTTCAACCGGAGGAATACTGGAGCCTTACAGCCTGGCTATTGCCGGAGAACGAGGGTGAGGCTTTTCCTGCTAGGTTGGTGAAATATGCCGGCGAGGATTTAAATGTTAAAAACGAAGGGGAAATGGAGTCAATTCTTCATTCCCTGGAAGGAACCACCTATGTTGTAGCTGAAGTAAAGCAGCGGGAACGCCGGAAAAATCCGGCTGCTCCCTTTACTACCAGTACCCTGCAGCAGGAAGCCTACCGGAAATTAAACTTTACCTCCCGGCGTACCATGCAGGTGGCCCAGCAACTCTACGAGGGTATTGACCTGGGAGGCGGCCAGGGCCCTGTAGGTCTTATCACCTATATCCGTACGGATTCCACCCGGGTGGCCAGTGTGGCTCAGCTGGAAGCCCGCGATTTTCTGATGGAACGCTTCGGCTCGGAATATGTTCCGGAAGGTTTACGTCAGTATAAGGGGCGCAAAGATATCCAGGACGCCCATGAGGCCATCCGGCCGACCTCAGTTTGGCGTGAGCCGGCGTCCCTGAAAAACATCCTGACCCGCGATCAGTTTCGCCTTTATAATCTTATCTGGGAGCGTTTTGTTGCCAGCCAGATGCAGGCGGCTGTGATGGATACCGTGACGGTGGATATTACTGCCGGGCCGTGTCTTTTCCGGGCGACGGGTTCGGTCGTCAAGTTTCCGGGTTTTCTAAAGGTTTACCAGGAGGGCAGGGATGGTGAAGATAAGGACCAGGAGCAGCGGTTGCCACCCCTGGCCACAGGCCAGACCCTGAAACTGCAATCCCTGGAACCCAAACAGCACTTCACCCAGCCCCCGCCTCGCTATACTGAAGCTACCCTGGTCAAGACTATGGAGGAACTGGGTATCGGCAGACCAAGTACCTATGCGCCGACCATTGAAACCATCCTCCAGCGGGGATACGTCACCAGGGAGCAGAAACAATTTGTTCCCACGGAACTGGGCCGGGTAGTCGTCGCTTTGTTAAAGGAACATTTCCCGAAAATAATAGACGTTGAATTCACGGCCCATATGGAAGAGCAACTGGATGCCATTGAAGCCGGGAAGATATCCTGGCGCCAGGTGCTGGCGGAGTTTTATGGCCCCTTCGAGGAGGTCCTGGAAAAGGCTGAGGCTGAGATAGGTACGGTGGAGGTGCCGGAAGAGGTCAGCGAGGAAAAATGCGAACTCTGTGGTCGCAACCTGGTGGTCAAGATGGGTCGTTACGGCAAATTCCTGGCCTGTCCCGGTTTCCCGGAGTGTCGTTTTACCAAGCCCCTGCTGGAGACCATCGGCGTCAACTGCCCGGAGTGCGGCGGCCAGATCGTTGCCCGGCGGACGAAAAGGGGGCGGAAGTTTTACGGCTGCCAGAACTATCCCCGTTGCACCTATGTTTCCTGGGATAAACCAACCAATCAAACCTGCCCGCGCTGTGGTAAGCGTCTGGTAGAGAAGGCCTCACGTCAGGGTAGCCGCCTCGTTTGTCCCCAAAAAGAATGTGGCTATGTAGAAGAGGTCCGGCAGGCAAAATAG
- a CDS encoding ferredoxin domain-containing protein — MPEFKAMELVAELMAIAARTAPKAGGKDFIELKILQGDSLEQLAIAMTRYGQEKGKKNFDRDGENVRRSDAVLLVGLKKAAKAGLDCGACGAARCADLEGPHEGPEFAGPICAWRLIDLGIALGSAAKTAGILNVDNRVMYRIGVVARKTGLMDAEVIAGIPISATGKNIYFDR, encoded by the coding sequence ATGCCGGAATTTAAAGCAATGGAACTGGTTGCCGAGTTGATGGCTATTGCTGCCCGGACGGCCCCCAAAGCCGGGGGTAAAGATTTTATTGAACTAAAGATCCTTCAGGGGGATTCCCTGGAGCAACTGGCTATAGCGATGACCCGTTATGGCCAGGAGAAGGGCAAGAAAAACTTTGACCGCGATGGCGAGAACGTCCGTCGTTCTGATGCCGTCCTCCTGGTGGGGCTAAAGAAAGCAGCCAAGGCTGGCCTGGATTGCGGCGCCTGCGGTGCTGCCCGTTGTGCCGACCTGGAAGGACCCCATGAAGGCCCGGAGTTTGCCGGCCCTATCTGCGCCTGGCGTCTCATAGACCTGGGTATTGCCCTGGGATCGGCCGCCAAGACGGCCGGTATCCTCAATGTCGACAACCGCGTTATGTACCGTATCGGCGTTGTTGCCCGGAAAACAGGCCTTATGGATGCCGAAGTCATTGCCGGCATCCCCATCTCCGCCACAGGGAAGAATATTTATTTTGATCGGTAA
- a CDS encoding iron-containing alcohol dehydrogenase family protein — translation MSFSFYLPTKVFFGEGAVNNHGVFLKGRGRRALVVTGRHSATASGAMADIEALAKKLDITLATFNQVPSNPTLEVVGRGVEMARSEGADFIIGIGGGSPLDTAKAIALLATNKVPATALYEAELPEPPLPVIAIPTTAGTGSEVTQHAVFTLPEKKIKKGFSDDRCFPLAALVDPRYTASLPLEVTIDTALDALSHAIEGYLSRRATPLSDTLALEAMGLFARHKEALVRGELTPATRYDLMYASTLGGMVIAQTRTTILHTLGYPLTFSHNIPHGRANGLLLAAYLEFVQPAEPVKVARILTVLGMTSLAEVQQMIRLLLPVPGKYPEKELERMADLVTGASSMAWTARQGTRADLVRILRQSLG, via the coding sequence ATGTCCTTCAGTTTTTATTTACCAACAAAGGTCTTTTTTGGCGAAGGGGCTGTTAACAATCATGGCGTCTTTCTTAAAGGCAGGGGCCGCCGGGCCCTGGTAGTCACCGGGCGCCACAGCGCTACAGCCAGCGGTGCTATGGCCGATATTGAAGCCTTGGCCAAGAAACTAGATATAACCCTGGCGACCTTCAATCAGGTCCCTTCTAACCCCACCCTGGAAGTAGTGGGCCGGGGTGTTGAAATGGCCCGCAGCGAGGGGGCGGATTTTATCATCGGAATTGGCGGTGGTTCTCCCCTGGATACGGCCAAAGCCATCGCCCTCCTGGCAACCAACAAAGTACCGGCAACCGCCCTTTATGAGGCTGAGCTACCGGAGCCGCCTCTACCTGTGATTGCTATACCGACTACTGCCGGCACCGGGAGCGAAGTCACCCAGCATGCCGTTTTTACCCTGCCGGAAAAGAAAATCAAGAAGGGCTTTAGTGACGACCGCTGTTTTCCCCTGGCAGCATTGGTGGATCCCCGTTATACCGCCTCTCTCCCCCTGGAGGTTACCATTGATACCGCCCTGGACGCCCTGAGCCATGCCATCGAGGGTTACCTGTCCAGGCGGGCGACGCCTTTAAGCGATACTCTGGCCCTTGAGGCCATGGGCCTCTTCGCCAGGCATAAGGAAGCCCTGGTGAGGGGAGAGTTGACTCCTGCTACCAGGTACGATCTCATGTATGCTTCCACCCTTGGTGGCATGGTCATTGCCCAGACGCGTACGACCATCCTGCATACCCTGGGTTATCCTCTAACCTTCAGCCATAATATCCCCCATGGCCGGGCCAATGGCCTCCTGCTGGCAGCCTACCTGGAGTTCGTACAACCGGCGGAACCGGTGAAGGTCGCTCGCATCCTGACTGTTTTAGGGATGACCTCCCTGGCAGAGGTGCAACAGATGATCCGGCTACTCCTGCCGGTGCCGGGAAAATATCCGGAGAAGGAATTGGAACGCATGGCGGATCTGGTAACCGGGGCCAGCAGTATGGCCTGGACGGCCCGCCAGGGGACCCGGGCCGATCTGGTCCGGATACTGCGCCAGAGTTTGGGTTAG
- a CDS encoding ElyC/SanA/YdcF family protein — protein MKKNISIAIIFAALITLILGSTYWYIEWFGWNTAPKRADVIIVLGAAVWANGPSPALMERITLAETLYQQVYAATLITTGGIGRSNPTPEGSAARQVLISHGIPANVIYEEVTSSNTRENLVGALNIMRKHGWKSAVIVTHDFHLLRAMTEARRLGIEVSGAGVHETAMFRPPLVLREVIANLVKAIGYNLQMYRMEEGDNVLAGNNRILLKALIVMTLLSILAFTACARSSQSPKEIEEAVALVNGQPINKEALEKEMLRMQLMAEMRVQSGTVSIDEFLKQSGRDWSKMSPEEKRYYLRAKRQSEMTGEKNEAFNRLVREEVLYQEAVKEGYEVSIDEARRRYQEIETLSQESLKEALKDAKAKEEIERLQEVEKKFMELMGFTSPEALTEYRVQRLMRTMPISRLREKFKADWGNKHPEIRGDEFRYMVENRWEDYTNELLRQANIRIKDKDLEVIYE, from the coding sequence ATGAAAAAAAACATATCCATAGCAATAATTTTTGCCGCCTTAATTACCTTGATATTAGGTAGTACGTACTGGTATATCGAATGGTTTGGGTGGAACACGGCTCCCAAGCGAGCTGATGTGATTATAGTGTTAGGTGCTGCTGTTTGGGCGAATGGTCCAAGCCCGGCTTTAATGGAACGTATTACACTGGCCGAAACTCTTTATCAACAGGTATATGCAGCGACGCTAATTACGACAGGTGGCATTGGGAGATCTAATCCTACCCCGGAAGGAAGCGCCGCCCGGCAGGTTCTTATTTCCCATGGTATACCTGCCAATGTAATTTATGAGGAAGTCACTTCGAGCAACACCAGGGAAAACCTGGTTGGGGCCCTCAACATTATGCGCAAACACGGTTGGAAAAGTGCCGTTATCGTCACCCATGATTTTCACCTTTTACGGGCCATGACCGAAGCTCGCCGGCTAGGCATAGAGGTTTCCGGCGCCGGTGTCCATGAAACAGCCATGTTTAGGCCGCCGCTGGTACTACGAGAGGTAATCGCTAACCTGGTTAAAGCGATCGGGTATAACTTGCAAATGTACCGCATGGAAGAAGGGGATAATGTGCTCGCCGGCAACAATCGGATCCTGTTGAAAGCATTAATCGTTATGACCTTACTATCAATCCTCGCCTTTACAGCCTGCGCCCGATCTTCTCAATCGCCAAAAGAAATCGAGGAGGCAGTAGCCCTTGTAAATGGTCAACCAATAAATAAGGAAGCTCTGGAAAAAGAAATGCTTAGAATGCAATTAATGGCTGAAATGAGGGTTCAATCAGGAACTGTTTCTATAGACGAGTTTCTTAAGCAATCCGGACGGGACTGGTCCAAGATGTCGCCAGAAGAAAAGCGTTACTACCTGCGGGCAAAACGTCAAAGCGAAATGACAGGGGAGAAGAATGAGGCTTTTAACCGGCTGGTGCGGGAAGAGGTTCTGTACCAGGAAGCGGTTAAAGAGGGATATGAAGTTTCTATAGACGAGGCCCGGCGGCGTTACCAGGAAATAGAGACCCTTTCCCAGGAATCCCTAAAAGAGGCGCTTAAAGACGCAAAGGCCAAGGAAGAGATAGAAAGGCTGCAAGAGGTTGAAAAGAAGTTCATGGAATTGATGGGCTTTACCAGTCCGGAAGCGCTAACAGAATACCGGGTGCAAAGGCTCATGCGAACCATGCCCATTAGCCGTTTACGGGAAAAGTTTAAAGCGGATTGGGGCAATAAACACCCGGAAATCCGCGGGGACGAGTTCCGGTACATGGTTGAAAATCGCTGGGAAGATTATACTAACGAACTTTTGCGCCAGGCTAATATTCGTATCAAAGACAAAGACCTCGAGGTTATTTATGAGTAG
- the dprA gene encoding DNA-processing protein DprA, with amino-acid sequence MEEKPFWVALQQTPGLGARRVLQLVKYFGGARAAWEAPEGELLTLEGLGKGAVSLLNWRRQVHPEKIMVSLAAAGIGVITIEEEVYPPELKRIYDPPPVLYWRGSRLPGEGFKIAIVGTRRATAYGLKVAEELAAGLAEAGVGVVSGLARGIDAAAHRGAIKGGGLTWGILGCGVDIVYPREHRELYRQVMEHGAIISEFPPGTPPDAGHFPARNRIISGLTAGTVVVEAAARSGALITADLALEQNRDVFAVPGPITSRYSQGPHDLIKQGAKLVSGVADILEEYEPRSLWSLPREETRASVTLNAIEEKVLAVLEATPSHLDVIMAATGLPAGELNTALIMLEMKQLIRRLPGGFYVRC; translated from the coding sequence ATGGAGGAAAAACCATTCTGGGTAGCCCTGCAGCAGACACCCGGCCTGGGAGCCCGCCGGGTCCTGCAACTGGTCAAATACTTTGGCGGTGCCCGGGCTGCCTGGGAGGCTCCGGAAGGGGAACTCTTAACCCTGGAGGGCCTGGGTAAAGGAGCAGTTTCCCTGCTAAATTGGCGCCGCCAGGTACATCCGGAGAAAATAATGGTTTCCTTGGCTGCTGCCGGCATCGGGGTCATAACCATCGAAGAAGAAGTCTATCCTCCGGAATTGAAACGTATTTACGACCCGCCCCCGGTTCTTTACTGGCGGGGCAGCCGGTTGCCGGGGGAAGGCTTTAAGATAGCCATTGTTGGTACCCGCCGGGCGACGGCCTACGGTCTGAAGGTGGCCGAAGAACTGGCGGCCGGCCTGGCGGAGGCTGGCGTAGGGGTAGTCAGTGGCCTGGCCCGGGGTATTGATGCTGCTGCCCATAGGGGCGCCATCAAGGGCGGGGGATTGACCTGGGGCATCCTTGGCTGCGGCGTTGATATAGTTTACCCGCGGGAACACCGGGAACTCTACCGCCAGGTTATGGAACACGGGGCAATTATCTCGGAGTTTCCCCCAGGGACGCCGCCGGATGCCGGCCATTTTCCGGCCAGGAACAGGATTATCAGCGGCCTGACGGCTGGGACAGTGGTAGTCGAGGCGGCGGCCAGGAGCGGCGCCCTCATAACTGCCGACCTGGCCCTGGAGCAAAACCGCGATGTTTTTGCGGTCCCAGGTCCCATCACCAGCCGTTATAGCCAGGGCCCACACGATTTGATTAAGCAAGGAGCCAAGTTAGTAAGCGGCGTAGCAGATATTTTGGAAGAATATGAGCCCCGGTCGCTATGGAGTTTACCCCGGGAAGAAACTCGGGCCTCTGTAACCCTGAACGCTATCGAGGAGAAGGTGTTGGCCGTTTTGGAGGCGACCCCATCTCACCTGGATGTCATTATGGCGGCCACTGGTTTACCGGCCGGTGAACTTAATACAGCTTTAATCATGTTGGAGATGAAGCAATTGATCCGGCGGTTGCCGGGAGGTTTTTATGTGCGTTGCTAA
- the trmFO gene encoding methylenetetrahydrofolate--tRNA-(uracil(54)-C(5))-methyltransferase (FADH(2)-oxidizing) TrmFO has protein sequence MSDKVIIIGGGLAGSEAAWQAARRGMKVELWEMRPGKLTPAHSTGYLAELVCSNSLRADSLENAAGLLKAEMRQAGSLIMEVAAACRVPAGKALAVDREEFASRVTAILEAHPGITVIREEVQAIPDNGPVIIATGPLTSPAMVRALKEFTGAEYLYFYDAAAPIVTAESLDYSRIFKGSRYGRGEDDYLNCPLNKEEYEAFYQALVTAERHPRHEFEPEVVFEGCMPVEVMAARGPDTLRFGPMRPVGLIDPATGREPYAVVQLRQDNAAGTLYNLVGFQTSLKWGEQERVFRLIPGLREAEFVRFGVMHRNTYVNSPRLLQPTLQVKGYPWLFLAGQLTGVEGYIESAACGLVAGVNATRFARGEEPLIPPPATAHGALLHYITDPTHTPFQPMHINYGLLPPLEHRVKNRVERNRILAARALEIWNSSGEFSGN, from the coding sequence TTGTCTGATAAAGTGATTATTATCGGTGGCGGCCTGGCCGGTAGCGAGGCTGCCTGGCAGGCCGCCCGGCGGGGAATGAAAGTTGAACTCTGGGAAATGCGGCCGGGCAAACTTACCCCGGCCCATAGTACAGGATACCTGGCCGAACTCGTCTGCTCCAATTCCCTGCGGGCTGATTCTCTAGAAAACGCCGCCGGCCTGCTCAAGGCCGAGATGCGCCAGGCCGGTTCTTTGATTATGGAGGTAGCTGCAGCCTGCCGGGTACCGGCGGGCAAGGCCCTGGCCGTAGACCGTGAGGAATTTGCTTCCAGGGTAACGGCAATACTGGAAGCCCACCCGGGGATTACTGTTATTAGAGAAGAAGTCCAGGCTATTCCTGATAACGGCCCGGTGATTATTGCTACCGGGCCACTGACTTCACCGGCCATGGTGCGGGCTCTAAAGGAATTTACCGGTGCTGAGTACCTCTATTTTTATGACGCGGCGGCCCCTATTGTTACCGCTGAATCCCTGGATTACAGCCGTATTTTTAAAGGCTCCCGCTATGGCAGGGGGGAGGACGATTATCTCAACTGTCCCCTAAATAAAGAGGAATACGAGGCTTTTTATCAGGCCCTGGTGACAGCTGAACGCCATCCCCGGCATGAGTTTGAGCCCGAAGTGGTATTTGAGGGCTGTATGCCGGTGGAGGTTATGGCCGCCAGGGGCCCTGACACCTTGCGCTTTGGACCCATGCGGCCGGTGGGTTTAATCGACCCGGCCACAGGACGAGAGCCCTATGCCGTGGTCCAGCTGCGCCAGGATAACGCCGCCGGTACCCTGTATAATCTGGTGGGGTTCCAGACAAGTCTCAAGTGGGGGGAGCAGGAGCGAGTTTTCCGCCTGATTCCAGGTCTCAGGGAAGCCGAGTTTGTCCGCTTTGGCGTGATGCACCGTAATACCTATGTTAATTCACCCCGTCTGCTCCAACCGACCCTGCAGGTGAAGGGATATCCCTGGCTCTTCCTGGCCGGCCAGTTAACTGGTGTCGAGGGCTATATAGAATCTGCTGCCTGCGGCCTGGTGGCCGGCGTCAATGCCACCCGTTTCGCCCGGGGAGAGGAACCCCTGATTCCTCCTCCGGCCACGGCCCACGGGGCCCTTCTGCATTATATAACGGATCCCACCCACACTCCCTTCCAACCCATGCATATTAATTACGGTCTCCTGCCGCCCCTGGAACACCGGGTGAAAAACCGCGTCGAACGTAACCGGATCCTGGCGGCCAGGGCATTAGAAATCTGGAACAGTAGCGGTGAATTTTCCGGCAATTAA
- a CDS encoding AbrB/MazE/SpoVT family DNA-binding domain-containing protein yields the protein MQPHVQKWGNSLGIRIPLSLAQKIGLREGTPVDLQVDEDAIIIRRKQYSLEQMLARVKPENIHSEIDTGPQVGREIW from the coding sequence ATGCAACCTCATGTGCAAAAGTGGGGCAATAGTTTAGGGATACGTATCCCTTTGTCGCTAGCCCAAAAAATCGGCCTTAGAGAAGGCACACCGGTTGATTTACAGGTAGATGAGGATGCGATAATTATCCGCCGCAAACAATACAGCCTGGAACAAATGTTAGCCCGGGTTAAACCTGAAAATATTCATAGTGAAATAGATACTGGGCCTCAGGTTGGGCGGGAAATATGGTAA